A segment of the uncultured Desulfobulbus sp. genome:
CCCCATCCACAATACAGCCGTCGTCACTGTGCAGGCTGATCTGTACCCGGCTGTTTTCGGACAGATTGCTGAAGGTGCCGACACTGAGGGTGAAACGGTCGCCGGGGGCAACAAAGGCCGGTACATTTGGGGTCAATACCCACGGTCCGCGGACCTCGGTGCCCTGGGTGGTCACGCCGATGCGCTGTGGGGTCACAGCCACCGCCATGATCCGCAAACGGCCGTTGAACCCCTCCGGAACCTGGTAGGAAAAACTGCGCCCTCCTGCCGGCAGATCCACCACCCCGGACCAGTAAGCCACTGGCCCCTGGCGTTTGCGTTTAAATGGGTTGAGGTGCGCCCCTATTGCCTCGTCATCGCCTCCTCCCGGCGCGGCTGCGTTGAGCAGTCGGCTGAATTCGGGCAAAATCAAGTTGAGGATCTGCAGGGTTTCCACCTCCAGACTGCGTTTGGCAAAGAACTCGCCCAGGGGGTTGGGTGTTGTGTAGCGAGCCACCTGGAGGATGCCCTCATCAACGGCAAAGACAACCGCCTTGGCCGGTTCGGGGGTAGTAAGCTTGATCGTCAGTTCCTGCCCCGGTTCGATGGTCTTTGCGCTTGCAAGCGTAACCGGCAGTGTGCGACGTGCAAGCGAGACCGCAAACGGGGCCACTCCGGAGGAGAGCGGGCTCATGAAAATTTCCGGGGAGTTGGGGTCGCGGAGAAACTGGACGTTGACATAGCCATTGCCCTCCAACCCCTGCGGCACGGTGATGGTCTGCACGCTGCTGGTGGTATTGGTGGTAAACCAGGCATGGGCATAGACCTTGTCGCGTTCGATGGTGATCAGGCCGGAACCGGTGTAGGGCGCGCGCAGGTTGATGTGAATGATGTCGCCGGGAGCGTAGGATTTTTTATCGAGCTTGATCTGCAACTCGGCGTTGCGTTCTAGCGAGCGGCTGACATTGCCCATGCCCGCCACGCTCCAGCTGATGGTATTGAGCAGCGTCCCCTGACCATCGCGTAACTCATAGGCGAAATCCCCGGGTTCTTCGGTTGGTACATTCGTTGTCGTTCCTTCTGGGGAGATGTTCAGGCCCTGTGTCGTGCGGATGATTTGCTTGCGCCTGGATTCGTAGGCATAGGCGCCGCTGTCCTGCTTCACCAGGACTGAGACGTAGCGGTATTCGATCAGGGTCAGTTGCAGCCCATCAACCGCCGTCGGCGCCAGGTCGGGCCGGAGAGCGAGCCAGGTGCAACTGCGTTGCGCCCCCTTGGTTATGTACTCAAGGGAATCGGGAGTACGCACCCCAACCAGGTAGGGGTGCGAGGCCACCAGGACTTCATCGGCGGCAACCACGTTGCGTCCACCCTTGGCCTCATAGACCCGCGTGGTCAGGCGCAGGCGGTAGGCGGCAGCGGTGAAGCGTTGCAGATCAGGCCGCAGTTGGGCGGTGCCGTCTGCTCCGGTCCGCGTTTCTTCCAGTTGTTCATCAACCCCTTCCTTGAGTCGGTTTGGCAGCTGAAAGCGGTAGTCCGCGTACTGGGGGAAGGCGGCAAAGGCGGGTGACAGTTCCATACTGGCGGTGACACGACGATCGGCTGCGTCAGCCCCGAAAAGATGGCGTGCGGTGACCACAGGTTTGACCTCATTAGGCTGAAGCCACCCCATGACCGGGGTGTTTGCCAGGCGCAGGTCGACCTTCATCCGGTCGGGTTCGAATTCACGCACCGAAAAATCGACGCTGTCGACAAAGGTGGCACGGCGGTTGTTTTTCACCAGGTAGATCGTGGCCGTGTACGAACCGGCGGCCGCATTGCCGTTTGTGATAAAATCGATGGCATCAAAGCCGTCTTCGGTCGTGGCCCTGCGTTCGCGGAAGGCGACGAGGCCACGTGGATCAGTGATTTCAATCTCAATTGGCATGCCAGCCAAGGACAGCTGCCAGTCGTTGGCCCGGAGAATATAACCGATGTGGGCCGTCTCCCCCGGACGATAGAGGCCGCGATCGGTGAACAGGGAGGCGGAAACCTGGTTGGGGCTCCGTTGATTGGATCTGCCGCCGATGTCAAAGCGGGAAAAATCGATCTGATGTTCATCATGGCCCAGCGGCAGGAAGGAGAGATCCCTCTCCAGGGAGGCCATCACCATGATCGGTGATTTTTCTCGTCTGAGATCGTTGAGCTGGGCAAAACGCACATGCCCCTGATCATCGGTGTGCCCCGTGGCCACCGGCAATCCGTTGCGTCCGACCACGGTAACAGCCACTGCGGGTACCGGCCTGCCGCTGCTCAGTGACTGGACAAAGACCTCCTGGCCACCGTCCAGGGTCTGTTTGCAGAGAATACCGAGATCGGTGACGAGAATGAAGCGACGGTCGCCGGAAGAGTCGCCCTGGAGGGAATCACTGTAGCTGCGATAGGGATATTTAGGGTCAAAGGGCGTAAGCCGCAGGACAAAGACACCGGATACTCCACCGTCTCTTTTGAGATAGGGGCCCAGGTCAACGGCATCATAAATTGGTTTGCTCGGATCAACGGCACTCAAGATCCGGATGAAGGATTGCCGTTCCACCAGACGATCAAAATCGTTGTCGTACACCGACGGTTGAGCAAACCGGCCGTAGTTTTGGTCAACCAGATGATGCAGCTGGCCGGGCAGCATGCGGGCGATCTCCACCTTGACCCCGGGAACGCCCTGAGCCATGAAGCCGACCCTGTGCTCCCCGTTCAGGCTGAGCAATGCCCCTTCCCCCAGGAGCTTGACCACCTTGGGGTACTCGCCGCTGTCGAGCAGGGCAACAGAGGGTTGCTTCATAAGATAGCCGCCAATGGCTTGGATCCGCTCGTCGATTTTGACCACCAGCTGTCGTTTGACCGGCACGTCAAGACGAAAACTGTGCAGGCTGTTGAGCGGTTCCGCGCTTGGGATCAGAGTCAGGTGGATGGATTGATTCAGATCGGCTTCATTTATGTTCTGGAGGTGCCATGGCTGCTTTTTCTGTGGTAATAACCAGGCTTGGATATGCTTGCCAATCTCTTCGTCCGCTACTGGGAAGGAGCTTGCCAGGGTGAGCACTTGCTGGGGTTCTCCCTGGGGGTTGTTGACGTACCTGGTTCGGATATCGGAAAAACTGAGTTGGTAACGGCCTGGAACCTTGACGGTTTGTTCGACTGGGCCGGCGAGCTGAACATGATCTTTCTGGGAGGCGATGGCCTTCCCCAGTCGCAGGGTGATGGGGACCGATTCCAAGGGCATGGCCAGGGGCGCAGAGAACAGGTGCGCATGGAGGCTATCTTTATCAACCTTCAGGGAGAATCGAGTAGCGGATGGATCGCGGTAGCTGAGCCCCTTGCCCGGGAGCAGTTGGATGTTGGCCGCAAGTGTTGCGGGATCGACCATATGGGAAAAGTCGATGGAGGCCAACAGTTTCTTGACGCCCGGATCATGGGGATCCTGATACAGTTCAGCCTTTTTGATGGTCGCTGAAAAGGGAGCGGTGGAAAAACGGCGCTCATAGGTCTGCAACAGTACACCTGGTGCAAAAAAATCTTTTTTGGCAAAACCAAGCCGAAAGGAGGTGCCGATGGGCCAATCTTCATCCGGCTTGAACTCCAGGGTCCGGTCATCCACCCATTTCCACAACCCCTTGCAGGCCGGGTCAAGACGCACGCCTCCTTGCAGCGGTTTATTGATCAGCTGCAGCGGGGCCGCGGACTCGGCAAAATGGACATGCAGGGGGAAAACCTCGATCGGTGTTTTGCTGTAATCGGTGAGCGCGGGTGGTCCAAGGCGGTAATCGACCGTATGCGGCTTGGGCAGATGACTGTACCACTGCCAGCCGTACCAACCGGACACGGTCGACAAACAGATGAAGGCAAGGAGAACGAGTGAGAGCAGAGGGCGGGCACGCAGCCAGGTGCACCACGGAGGCGGTTGCCAGGAAAACCGTCCCAGCAGCAGGTGCATCATTTGAGAAAGACCACGAGAGACAGACTTCCAGCGTTGTGAGAAGAGATGTGTATCCATGGCGTCACCTGGTCGTGATGGAGCGCCTGCTCCTGAGAGAAAATGTGCTAACGCATTGTGCTCATGATTTTTTTTGAGATTTTTTTGCCTGCTCGGGCGTTTGAACTTTACAGTGCGCCGTCAGCCACTCTCTGGGGCAGGGCATGCTTGACATCATAGATCACCGCGTTGGATTTACACACGGCCCTGAGCTCAGTTTCGGAAAGCCGGGTAAATTCCTCATGGGCCACCGCCAGGATCACTGCATCGTAGCGCTGTTGCGGAAGGCTTGCGATCATGTTCACCTTGTAGAGGGATCTGGCCTCTTCCTGATCGACCCAGGGGTCGTAAACATCGATTCTGGCGCCGAAGGTGAGCAGTTCCTCGATGATATCAATGACCCGGGTGTTGCGCAGATCCGGGCAGTTCTCCTTAAAGGTCAGGCCAAGGACGAGGATATGGGCATCGGCCACATGGATGCGGCGTTTGAGCATCAGTTTGACCGTCTCGGAGGCAATGTAGCGGCCCATATCATCGTTGAGGCGGCGGCCGGCAAGGATCATCTCCGGGTGGTAGCCGACCTCCTGGGCCTTGTGGGTGAGGTAATAGGGATCGACGCCGATACAGTGGCCGCCGACCAGACCGGGACGAAAGGGCAGGAAGTTCCACTTGGTTCCGGCTGCCTTGAGCACTTCGAGGGTATCGATGCCTAACCGGTTGAAGATCAGGGCGAGTTCGTTGATCAGGGCAATGTTGACGTCGCGCTGGGTGTTCTCTATTACCTTGGCGGCCTCGGCCACCCGCATGGAACTGGCCTTGAAGGTCCCGGCGGTGATCACCATGCCGTAGAGTTTATCGACAAACTCCGCCACCTCGGGAGTGGAGCCGGAGGTGACCTTGACAATGGTCGGCAGCCGGTGCTGATGATCGCCGGGGTTGATTCGCTCCGGGCTGTACCCGGCGAAAAAGTCCTGGTTGAAGGTCAAACCGGAATCCCGCTCCAGGATCGGCACGCAGACCTCCTCGGTTGCTCCAGGGTAAACGGTGGATTCGTAGATGACCACGTCTTCTTTTTTCAAGACCTGGGCCACTGTTTCCGAGGCCTTGACCAAGGGAGTGAAGTCCGGGCGCTTGTTGCGGTCGATGGGCGTGGGCACGGCAACGATAAAGACGTTGCATCTCCTGAGGTCGTTGATCTCGCAGCTATACTCCAGGTTGCCCGCCTGCTGCAACTCCTCGCGGGTGACTTCCCGGGTCACGTCAAGATGACGGCGCAGTTCATCGATACGCCTGGCCTTGAGATCAAAACCAATGGTGGGCCGCTTTTTGCTGAATTCAACGGCCAGGGGCAGGCCGACATAGCCAAGACCGATGATGGCGATACAAACGTTGTCTAGATTGAACATGGAAATACCTTGGAGGGGAAAAGAAGAGACAGCAGATTGATTTACTTGAAAGAAGTATAAAGCGAAGTGACGCGGGAGCAAAGCACTAAACGCGCAGGATATAAAAATGGGCGCGTCACACTCCCCGGTTTTGATGTGGCCAGAGCAGGGTATGCAGTTGGAGTTGAAGGCGAACGTTGACGTTGAGGCGATGTTCAAGGAGCAGGTTTGCCAGTTCTAGCGGTGCAAGCCGATCCGTGACCGGGGAGAACAGAACCGGCAGCAGCCGGTCCAACCGATGTTGTTCGACCATATTTTTTGCCCAGTGAAAATCGCCGGGTGAACTCAGGACAAACTTGATTTCATCACGGCACCCACGCTGCCGTCGCTCACCAAGGACCTGGAGGTTTTCGCCCAGATTATGTTCGCTCATACCCGAATCCGGACATTTGATGTCCATGATGATATGCACCCCGTCAGGGACCGCGCAGATCGGCAGGCTGCCGTTGGTTTCCAACAGCACGACCCGTTCTTGGAGGAGAAGCTCCTGCATCAGAGGGTAGACGCCAATTTGACACAGCGGCTCTCCTCCGGTTATCTCGACCATGGTCCCCGGATCCTGGTTGATCCTGTCCATGATGGACGCATATTCCATGGGTTGTCCGAGTTCTTCATAGGTATAGCGGGCATCGCAGTAGCTGCAGCGCAGGTTGCAACCGGCAAGACGGACAAAGAGGCAGGGCAGGCCGGCCCAGGTCGATTCCCCCTGAATGGAGGTGAACAGTTCGGAAACAAGCAGGGGCTCAGTCGCCATAGTAGATCACGCCGCTGGAATCGGTTTCCCGGATCTCAACACTGTAGAGGCGATAGCGGTCGGTTTTCAGCCGTGGTTGCAGGGTTTTAAAAAGATAGATGGCAATATGCTCGGAGGAAGGATTGATCTCAACAAAGGCTGGATGCTGGTTGAGGTCGCGATGGTCAAGCTCGTCGACCACGGTGTTGACGGTGTTTTTCAACTCCTTGAAATCAATTCCCATTCCAAGTTTATCGAGTTTGTCGGCACGAACCGTCACCTTGACTTTCCAGTTGTGCCCGTGCGGATTTTCACAGTTGCCCGGATAGGCGCGGAGATGATGGCCACCGGAAAAATGGGTCTTGATAAATACATCCATGGTGTACTCCCGGGAAAAAATATGAGAAAAGAGGAAGAGCCCCTCAAACTAAAGCGGCTTGCGTTGCCGAGTAGTCAAATGGTAAACAGAAACTGAGTCTTGTAAAGCGTCAACCGTACAACAGTGGATGTGCAGTTGACATCAATGACCAGCCCTCCATCGATCCACTTTCAGGGAGTTTGCCATTGCCGCACGTTGTTCCCCGCCCCGCCATTACCCGTGACACGCTTTTTGCCGGTTCGCTGGTCTGCAATCAGCCGACACAGGGGTACCGATTTTCCATCGATGCAGTGCTTGTAGCCCAGTTTGTGCAGCCCAAAGCACACCACAATGTCCTGGATCTCGGTTGCGGCAGCGGCATTGTCGGACTTATCCTGGCCTACCGCTCTGCCGAACTGACGGTGCATGGACTGGAAATCCAACCGGAGTTGGCATGCCTTGCCCGGGAAAATATCTGCGCCAACGGCTGGAGTGGGCGCATGCAGATCATCGAAGGCGATGCATGTGCCATCGAAGGTTCCATCCAGGCGGAAACTTACGATCTGGTGGTCTGCAATCCTCCCTACGGTACAGCCAATGGCGGGCGCATCAACCCGAATCCCCAGGCTGCCAACGCCCGCCATGAACTGTGCGGTTCCCTGGAAGATTTTGTTCATGCCGCGGCCTTTACGGTGCGCAACCGCGGCACGGTGGTTTTCGTCTATCCCGCCAGGCGGGGGGCGGCCCTGCTGCATATCCTGAGCTGCAATCGCCTCACGCCCAAGCGGATGCAGCCGGTGTACTCCTACCCGGAAGCGCAGACCGCCCGCCTGCTCCTGATCGAGGCAGTGAAAAACGGGGGCGAACAGTTCGAGATCATGGCACCGTTTTATGTTTACCACCACAAAAATGGTCCGTACAGCCAGGCCATGCAGGCGCTTTACCTGGAGAATCCGTCATGCTCGCCAAGGTAAACAGCTGTGCGGTCAGCGGGGTCGATGGTCTGCCTATCCAGGTCGAGGTTGATCTGTCCCTGGGGCTGCCTTCTTTTTCCACGGTCGGCCTGGCCGAGGGGGCGGTGCGTGAGGCCAAGGACCGGGTGCGGGCTGCCATAAAAAATGGCGGTTATGACTTTCCCCAGCGGCGAATAACCGTCAACCTGGCACCGGCCTCGGTCAAAAAAGAGGGCACCGGCTATGACCTGCCGATCGCGCTTGGTATTCTTGCCGCCGGTGGCCTGATTTCCGCTGAGCAACTTGAACCGATGGCTATGGTCGGCGAACTGAGCCTGGATGGCAGTGTCAAGCCGGTGTCCGGTGTCCTGCCCATGGCATTGGCCGCCCGCGACCAGGGATTCAGCCGTTTTCTCGTGCCCCTTGCAAATGTGGCCGAAGCAGCCATTGTTCGGGGATTGGAGGTGTACGGTATTGAGCGGCTTGACCAGGCGGTTGAATTCTGCGCCGGTCGTACCCTGCTTGCGCCGCTTGCCCTTGACCCGGCCGAACTTTTCGCGGCCCAAGAAGGGTATGGTATCGATTTCGCTGATGTCAAGGGGCAGGAGGCGGTCAAACGGGCCATGGAGATCGCTGCCGCCGGCGGGCATAATCTTCTGTTGAGCGGCATCCCGGGGACGGGGAAGACCATGATGGCCAGACGCCTGCCGACCATCATGCCCGATCTCAGTCTGGAGGAGGCCATCGAAACCACCAAAGTGTTTTCCACCGCCGGCTTGCTTCCGGAAAAGACACCGCTTCTGGTGACCCGCCCCTTTCGCGCGCCGCACCATACCGTGTCCGATGCCGGCCTGATCGGCGGCGGCCAGGTTCCGCGTCCCGGCGAGGTTTCCCTGGCCCACAACGGTGTCCTTTTTCTCGATGAGTTGCCCGAATTTAAAAAACACGTCCTGGAGGTGCTGCGCCAGCCTCTCGAGGACGGCACGGTCACCATTGCCCGCGCCTCCACCAGCCTCAGCTTTCCGGCCCGGTTCACCCTGGTGGGGGCCATGAATCCCTGCCCAACGGGACAAGCAATTCATTGACCAATGTAACCAAGTTCACATCCTTGAGATTTCCCTACCCGTTCCATATCTTCATGAATCGCCCATTGCATACAATGACCTTGGACTACCCACTTATAAAAATGTTTATTCCAGCGCTGACATCTGTCAAATCCTGAAAATCAGGCAGGATACTTTCAGGGCAAGAGTACGCGCTGGCATGTATCCCAAGCCTACCCATTTCATCAGTGGATACTGGCGTTTTACTTTAGAAGAGATAAGGAACATCCTTCGACTGACGGATCAGTTAAAAGCCCAAGGTAAAGTCAACCGATGACCAATATTTGGTTCTCAACAGGATCTGCAATAAATATAACGTATAATCAACAGGTTAGTTCATACAATTCCCCAGTTGTGTACATCATTGTGTATCAACCAGAGATAGTATTTAATAATAATTATCATTAATATCCATGTTCAATCTAGCTTCATACATCACCCTACCCAATCAAGCAACACACATCCCCTGCTTGCCAGCATTCCATCCACCGAGAAGTACCATTCAAAACTGTTCCACGCATACCTGAGTCAACCATTCCAAAAAAGTTGAGATCTTATATCCTGAGCCCCATCTGAGATGAATGTATTCCGATAAGAATCAGCTTAATAATTATGATGGTTGTGACCAAATTTAATTATTATTGTTTTTCTATATACAGAATTCAATTTTTTTAAAAATTGAGTTTAATTGAAATTTAAAATTCAATTGATTTGGAGATTGTGAGATTGGGAGATGGAAAGATAGACCACTGGTGGATATCGGCCACAGAATGGACAAACGAGAACAATAAACACATATGATTCATGTTCATTGTGTTTGAGATATTAATTTTTAAAATTTAATTTTTAGTAAAAGAAAAAAATAATTTAAAATAAAAATATGAACTAAATTTCATTCAAAAAACTGCTTTTTTATGAAATTTGAATGCAAGTATTCGTTGAAAATAGAAATTTTATTTATTTTTCTAAAATTAAATTCAAAAATAAAATGATTATTTACTCTAAGAAATAGTTAAAATTTACAATTGTTAAGAACAGAACATAGAAACAATAAAAATACTAAATGTTCGGCAATCAATAACAACCTATCTCAAAGAAATAAGCATATAGCCACCTACAGCCATGGAACCTTGAACATGTATAATCTATTTAAAACATTATTTTCTATTTTCATTTTGTTACTCATTGTTTGAATATATTCCTTATAAAATTATCAGTTTTTTATATTTAGTTAATATGTATGTATCAAGGCTTGCCCAGGGAGTATCCGGACACAACTCGCGCTGCCACATACGATTTAAAGACTTCTCAATTATGTATATAATAACATATTTTGAAAAGAAATGCAAATTTATCTCCAATTATGGCCTGAGCTCTTGTTTCCAGGTATCGCTTAGAGCAATTTGGAGAAGTTCTCTTTTATAGTGCTGAGCTGGAAAGTCACTCAACCATAATCGGTAACCAGGTAATCCATAGGGTCGGTCAAGTTCACCAGGAAACCAAGAATCCCTTGGAATGGTTCTGCTACCAAAACCAAATCAGTTTTTTCAAATAAATCTTGGTTTGATTTCAAAATCAAATCAGTTTTTCAAAAAATTATTTGATTTGATTTCACTCCTGAATGGGTCCAAATCAGCACATTTTCCCATGTATACATCAGGGAAATTGGCAGTTTTGGACCATTTTCTCAAGCAGATCTCAGGCTTTACAAAACGTAGATGTTATTGATTTTATTGATATACCACCTCAATCTCTTACTTGGGCACTTCCCCTGAAGCAATGGCCTGTTGGCATGCTTATTCAATAATATCATCATCTTAGTTTAAAAAGGCAGATTTTCATTATTTCCTGGATTTGTGCCAATCGGCAGATAGGGAAGCAGATGACAGGTTGGTGATCACAAGAGGAGTAAAACCAAATCAGTTTTTTCAAATTATTCTTGGTTTGATTTCAAAACCAAATCAGTTTTTTCAAAAAATATCTGATTTGATTTTGGTCACCACTGGGAGAGGCTCGGATGAATCCCACTACTCCGGAACAGTTCCGATCCATCTTGGATCAGGTCAAAGTTTATAAAATCTGATTTCTCTATATAGTAAAAGAATAATATTCAATTTCATTTGGTCGTTGTAGGAATCGGACTAGACCAGATCGGATACCTCCCTTTGCCATGATGTCGCCCTTCAAGCTACCTGAGGGGCATCTTACATTCCTAGACCTTCTGAACTCTCATATCTTTTCCCATTTTAAATTTTATTTTTATGAAAATGAATTTAATTGAGACCTATTTGTATATCTGTTTCTGTAGAATTTAAATGCATTTATCTATATTTTTATGTATAATTAATTATATAAAACAAAATAAATTTAATTCGGGACTTAAATTCTATGGTAAAAGCCTATGGATATTGCCGGGTTTCCGGTGTTGGCCAGATTGATGGCAATGGGTTTGAGCGGCAGGAAGCAGCAATCTCAGAATTTGGAAAGTTGGCCAACATTGAGATAACCAAGATTTACCGGGAACAGGTATCAGGGACCAAGGATGAAGAGTTCCGGGAAGTGTTTCAGGAGATGATAGCTGAGATACTTAAAAATGGAGTTCGGACAATAGTGGTTGAGGGGTTGGATCGGTTAGCTCGGGAATACCGGGTCCAGGAACAGCTCTTGATTTATCTGGTATCCAAAGAGATCACATTGATTGATTGCCGGACTGGGGAAAATGTGACAGAGGCCATCAGTTCTGACCCAATGAAGAAAGCTATGGTTCAGATCCAGGGAATCTTCGCTGAACTGGAAAAGAATCTTCTTGTTAAAAAGCTGAGGATTGCTCGGGAGGCCAAACGAAAGACGGAGGGGAAGTGTGAGGGAAGGAAAGGATGGACCGAACAGGCTGAGAAGAGAGATCTGATCCTTGGGGAAATCAGGAGACTTCGGAGAAAACCCAAGAAACAGGACCGAATGACCTATGTTGAAGTAGCTAAGAGATTGAATGAGAGAGCATTAGAGGATGACCAGTACACCACTATTACCGGGAAACCATGGTCGGGACCAATGGTTCAGAACTTCATCCAAAGATATGAGAAGAAGTGATAACTGTGGACTACTCAGGTTTTAAGACAAGGAACGAAATCGGTTAAGTCACCTTCTTGGGGGAAACAGATTGATGCTATGGGATTCAGCTAGATAGAATTCGGACGGATCTAATCATTAAAATCTTCAGTTTTCTTTTTCCCCAATAAAAAGTAGGTAAATCTGACAATGCTAATATATATATTAGTATTGACTGAAATACCTACATTTTTAGATCCGTTCAATAGTTAGATTCGTAAAAAAATCAGAATGTAGTAACCTTAGAAAACTTCTTTGTTTTTTTGTCAAAACTCATGATATAAACATTTAAACTAATATAATTAAAAATGAGCCATCTAGACATTCTCTTGAAACTCCTAGGATGAAGAACTGGTATGATGACAATGCACTTTTTACCATTGTCCCTGAATCCTGAGTTTCTTCCAATTGATTGACTAACTTGTGTTTCAATCAAGATCTTTTGTATTAAAGGCTCAGATTCTTTTATTACTTCCTCTTCAGTTAGATTTTTCTTTCCGAGGTTATACTCAACCCATTTTGTTAAGTACTCTTTATTATTCAGATAAAATTCAAGAATAACTATTTCAGTCTTCATTGTCCCGAAAACAACAGTATTCTCATCTGAAAGGTTATTCATACCCTTAACACCGAGATGAGTTAAAGTTTCGTAATTTGAACATTTCAAACCGTCAGAAATGATCTTCAGATTATATTTAGCAAATAAACTAGCTTGATCTTCAAGAATTTCCTTTGATGTGGAATGAACCAATAAATAACAAACATTATCAGCAGACAACTTCCATTCCAGGAAGCTGTCATCTTTTCTTCTCATATTAAATTCTTTATCTAATTCAAAAAGTTCATCCAACTCAAGAGTCATTTCAGAGAAATCAGAACCCCAAAAATAGATTTCAACTAAAGATCGTTCAGTAGTTAGAACTAAAATATCTTTAGTTTTGATAGTTTTATCCTTTTCTTTA
Coding sequences within it:
- a CDS encoding alpha-2-macroglobulin, translating into MDTHLFSQRWKSVSRGLSQMMHLLLGRFSWQPPPWCTWLRARPLLSLVLLAFICLSTVSGWYGWQWYSHLPKPHTVDYRLGPPALTDYSKTPIEVFPLHVHFAESAAPLQLINKPLQGGVRLDPACKGLWKWVDDRTLEFKPDEDWPIGTSFRLGFAKKDFFAPGVLLQTYERRFSTAPFSATIKKAELYQDPHDPGVKKLLASIDFSHMVDPATLAANIQLLPGKGLSYRDPSATRFSLKVDKDSLHAHLFSAPLAMPLESVPITLRLGKAIASQKDHVQLAGPVEQTVKVPGRYQLSFSDIRTRYVNNPQGEPQQVLTLASSFPVADEEIGKHIQAWLLPQKKQPWHLQNINEADLNQSIHLTLIPSAEPLNSLHSFRLDVPVKRQLVVKIDERIQAIGGYLMKQPSVALLDSGEYPKVVKLLGEGALLSLNGEHRVGFMAQGVPGVKVEIARMLPGQLHHLVDQNYGRFAQPSVYDNDFDRLVERQSFIRILSAVDPSKPIYDAVDLGPYLKRDGGVSGVFVLRLTPFDPKYPYRSYSDSLQGDSSGDRRFILVTDLGILCKQTLDGGQEVFVQSLSSGRPVPAVAVTVVGRNGLPVATGHTDDQGHVRFAQLNDLRREKSPIMVMASLERDLSFLPLGHDEHQIDFSRFDIGGRSNQRSPNQVSASLFTDRGLYRPGETAHIGYILRANDWQLSLAGMPIEIEITDPRGLVAFRERRATTEDGFDAIDFITNGNAAAGSYTATIYLVKNNRRATFVDSVDFSVREFEPDRMKVDLRLANTPVMGWLQPNEVKPVVTARHLFGADAADRRVTASMELSPAFAAFPQYADYRFQLPNRLKEGVDEQLEETRTGADGTAQLRPDLQRFTAAAYRLRLTTRVYEAKGGRNVVAADEVLVASHPYLVGVRTPDSLEYITKGAQRSCTWLALRPDLAPTAVDGLQLTLIEYRYVSVLVKQDSGAYAYESRRKQIIRTTQGLNISPEGTTTNVPTEEPGDFAYELRDGQGTLLNTISWSVAGMGNVSRSLERNAELQIKLDKKSYAPGDIIHINLRAPYTGSGLITIERDKVYAHAWFTTNTTSSVQTITVPQGLEGNGYVNVQFLRDPNSPEIFMSPLSSGVAPFAVSLARRTLPVTLASAKTIEPGQELTIKLTTPEPAKAVVFAVDEGILQVARYTTPNPLGEFFAKRSLEVETLQILNLILPEFSRLLNAAAPGGGDDEAIGAHLNPFKRKRQGPVAYWSGVVDLPAGGRSFSYQVPEGFNGRLRIMAVAVTPQRIGVTTQGTEVRGPWVLTPNVPAFVAPGDRFTLSVGTFSNLSENSRVQISLHSDDGCIVDGEKSQILEVAPGREAVAEFAVRASERPGSNQFTFLAESAQGTSRIRESLSVRPATPYRVDLRAGSFIEAGFSLARERDLIKEYGQVLLGYGRSPLVWMQGLKTYLEHYPYECTEQLLSRAMPALVTASPDQFRQADFAPINGAFTLLRQRQNSSGGFGQWANNLVVQPDISVYAADFLIEAQERGVAVPHDLQTHAFGYLAQLAGGRAEGLSELRTRTRAIYLLTRLGQVTTAPLAATIEQLEKYYQKTWKTDLCAAYVGASQILMKQDSSGKALLAGVSWTTLTPEQGVVTPGLYEDALSHDAELLTLLSRHFPEQQLPQTLLAELGRRISANQYHSLSASLLMRAFAAYERAPRHADNGLSAELGLGDNDLQPLPLHPETPLPLDWDKVVLRQEKAGTAAFYQLSEAGFDRIPSNEQLTQGVEITRELVNDKGELRDRLELGQEYTVRLRMRATERDRIDEIAMVDLLPGGLEPIPFIPTDETDEGAAEQESGREPVGATAWEPSFVNMRDDRVIVYGTLSRDVATYEYRVRAINEGTFTLPAPYAEGMYDRRLQGRGKAGSLTILSP
- the tviB gene encoding Vi polysaccharide biosynthesis UDP-N-acetylglucosamine C-6 dehydrogenase TviB; the protein is MFNLDNVCIAIIGLGYVGLPLAVEFSKKRPTIGFDLKARRIDELRRHLDVTREVTREELQQAGNLEYSCEINDLRRCNVFIVAVPTPIDRNKRPDFTPLVKASETVAQVLKKEDVVIYESTVYPGATEEVCVPILERDSGLTFNQDFFAGYSPERINPGDHQHRLPTIVKVTSGSTPEVAEFVDKLYGMVITAGTFKASSMRVAEAAKVIENTQRDVNIALINELALIFNRLGIDTLEVLKAAGTKWNFLPFRPGLVGGHCIGVDPYYLTHKAQEVGYHPEMILAGRRLNDDMGRYIASETVKLMLKRRIHVADAHILVLGLTFKENCPDLRNTRVIDIIEELLTFGARIDVYDPWVDQEEARSLYKVNMIASLPQQRYDAVILAVAHEEFTRLSETELRAVCKSNAVIYDVKHALPQRVADGAL
- a CDS encoding radical SAM protein; the encoded protein is MATEPLLVSELFTSIQGESTWAGLPCLFVRLAGCNLRCSYCDARYTYEELGQPMEYASIMDRINQDPGTMVEITGGEPLCQIGVYPLMQELLLQERVVLLETNGSLPICAVPDGVHIIMDIKCPDSGMSEHNLGENLQVLGERRQRGCRDEIKFVLSSPGDFHWAKNMVEQHRLDRLLPVLFSPVTDRLAPLELANLLLEHRLNVNVRLQLQLHTLLWPHQNRGV
- the queD gene encoding 6-carboxytetrahydropterin synthase QueD is translated as MDVFIKTHFSGGHHLRAYPGNCENPHGHNWKVKVTVRADKLDKLGMGIDFKELKNTVNTVVDELDHRDLNQHPAFVEINPSSEHIAIYLFKTLQPRLKTDRYRLYSVEIRETDSSGVIYYGD
- a CDS encoding tRNA1(Val) (adenine(37)-N6)-methyltransferase; the encoded protein is MPHVVPRPAITRDTLFAGSLVCNQPTQGYRFSIDAVLVAQFVQPKAHHNVLDLGCGSGIVGLILAYRSAELTVHGLEIQPELACLARENICANGWSGRMQIIEGDACAIEGSIQAETYDLVVCNPPYGTANGGRINPNPQAANARHELCGSLEDFVHAAAFTVRNRGTVVFVYPARRGAALLHILSCNRLTPKRMQPVYSYPEAQTARLLLIEAVKNGGEQFEIMAPFYVYHHKNGPYSQAMQALYLENPSCSPR